One Nicotiana tomentosiformis chromosome 4, ASM39032v3, whole genome shotgun sequence genomic window carries:
- the LOC138909974 gene encoding uncharacterized protein produces MIQGFNQGGQRAIGAIRLGITIEDMQSSAWIHVIDAKTLYNVLLGRPWIHENKVVPSTYHQCLKYYEGEVEKKIIADDKPFTEAESHFADAKFYLKNRIVKELKVDDVMNDKDDESTAKRAEVVADKTKVVTEKVHPNPNKSHKGNIVSHGKKVTPPLQYVPKNKKDEGESSNLQTNMLKGLTLPVKRIEVVKSSSMLLARLFAKVGYNPNEPSKLGKLPSEATTRQPREGLGYKQSSPVRISIRRANINYITVKDEYAASNKPSVFDRLGKSTVRTSVFERLGSLKKGNKFQRNFQSIRTHASPKIQKISKDFQSFVPSRMRQQTKLVVSCKEVLKVKPYTVVYTKERDEDEESVDEDSKDAPPELEAGVKATIDALKEVNLGTDEEPKPTYLSALLEVDEESTYIVLLKEFRDVFAWSYKEMPDLDPKVAVHHLVVKNDARPVKQAQRRFRPDLVPLIETEVNKLIESGFIWEVKYPTWVSSIVPVRKKNG; encoded by the exons atgatccaaggattcaaccaagggggacaaagagccataggtgcgatcaggttgggaatcaccattgaagatatgcaatcaagtgcatggatacatgtgatcgatgcaaagactttaTACAATgtcttgcttggaaggccttggatacatgaaaataaagtggttccatctacctaccatcaatgtttgaaatactacgaaggtgaagtcgagaagaagataatTGCTGATGACAagccattcaccgaggctgagtcacacttcgccgatgcaaagttctacttgaagaaccgcattgtgaaggagctaaaagttGATGATGTCATGAATGACAAGGATGATGAGTCCACGGCTAAGAGAGCTGAGGTGGTTGCTGACAAAACAAAAGTTGTTACTGAGAAGGTACACCCCAACCCAAATAAGTCTCATAAAGGGAACATTGTGTCTCACGGCAAGAAAGTAACTCCTCCGCTCCAATACGTCCCTAAAAATAAGAAAGATGAAggtgaatcatctaatctccaaactaacatgctaaaggggTTAACTCTTCCGGTCAAACGAATTGAGGTAGTAAAGTCGTCCTCAATGCTGCTTGCAAG gctatttgcaaaagTTGGATACAATCCTAATGAGccgtcaaagttagggaagctaCCATCAGAAGCTACGACGAGAcaaccacgtgaaggtttgggatacaagcaatcgtcaccagtgcgcatctccataagaagggcgaACATCAATTATATCACTGTAAAAGATGAATATGCCGCTTCTAACAAgccttctgtctttgatcgacttggaaaatcaactgtgaggacTTCCGTGTTTGAGAGATTGGGTTCATTAAAGAAGGGGAACAAGTTCCAGAGAAATTTTCAAAGCATAAGAACACACGCTTCGCCCAAAATTcagaagatctctaaggatttccaaagttttgttccttctagaatgaggcaACAAACAAAACTTGTGGTTTCATGTAAAGAAGTACTGAAAGTAAAGCCATATACTGTCGTCTACACTAAGGAACGTGACGAAGatgaagaaagtgtgg ATGAAGATTCAAAAGATGCTCCGCCAGAACTTGAAGCAGGGGTGAAGGCAAcgattgatgccttaaaagaagttaaccttggcactgatgaagaaccaaaacccacctacctaagtgctttactagaagttgatgaagaaagcacttatattgtgttactcaaggagtttagggatgtatttgcttggagttacaaagaaaTGCCTGActtggaccctaaagtagcagtccatcaccttgTAGTCAAGAATGACGCTCGTCCTGTTAAGCAAGCTcaaaggcgctttaggccggacttggttcccctgatcgaaaccgaagttaacaaactcattgaaTCTGGATTTAtttgggaagttaaatacccaacatgggtttcaagtattgtccctgtaaggaagaagaatggctag
- the LOC138909975 gene encoding uncharacterized protein codes for MVKDCLDYTRRCKACQFHANLLHQPPEVVHPTVVSLPFDAWGLEVVGPLPKSSGGHLYILAATYYFSKWAEVVALKEVKKENVWSSRGIQQDSMQLIKKVISKSKRDWHDCMEEALWAYRTTHRTPTQATPYALVYGVEVVLPRAQIPSLRLAIQERITDEENARLRLVELEALDEKRGLYNSEMTRRYNKKQEGARGSNAADFSKSYKHSSVLRIKRSRRRFKNKLQALGLKIHQDQD; via the exons atggtaaaagattgcttggactacactcgaagatgcaaggcttgtcaattccatgCGAATTTATTACATCAACCTCCTGAAGTGGTGCACCCGACTGTTGTATCCTTGCcgtttgacgcttggggattggaggttgttggaccactgccaaaatcctctggtgggcacctatacatcttggctgcaacttactacttctcaaaatgggctgaagttgttgctcttaaggaagtaaagaaggaaaatgtg TGGTCTAGCCGAGGCATTCAACAAGACTCTATGCAACTTATTAAAAAAGTtatctccaaatccaaacgagatTGGCATGACTGTATGGAAGAAGCTCTGTGGGCATATAGGACAACTCACCGCACGCCAACACAAGCGACCCCTTATGCACTCGTTTATGGAGTCGAAGTCGTCTTACCACGAgctcaaataccttcattacgattAGCTATCCAAGAAaggatcactgatgaagaaaatgctcgacttcgattagtagagttggaggctcttgatgagaaaag gggtctttatAACTCAGAAATGACCAGAAgatataacaagaagcaagagggagctcgtggatcaaacgctgcagatttctctaaaagctacaagcattcaagtgttctaaggattaaaagatcaaggcgaagattcaagaacaagttgcaagcccttggattaaaaatacaTCAAGATCAAGATTAG